CCACTCCTCGACGGTCCGGTCGTAGGGGTGCTCGTACTCGTCGTCGTCGACGCTGCCCTTGCGCTCCTGTTCGGCCTCGTGGCGGGCCTGGTGTTCGGCCTGGAGCGAGGGGGCGAGCAGTTTCTCGAGGCGGGTGTCGACGTTGCCGCGCAGGGGTTCGATCTGCAGGTCGGGGCGCTCGGCCAGTAGCTGCGCTCGCCGGCGGAGACTCGACGTGCCCACGACGGCATTTTCGGGTAGGTCATCGAGTCCGCGGCCATCGGGGGTTACGAGAACGTCGCCGGCCGAGGCCCGCTCGGGGACCCCGGCGACGACGAGGTCGTCGGCACCTTCGGTCGGCATGTCCTTCATCGAGTGGACGGCGGCGTCGAGGTCCCCGGCGATGACCCGTTCATCCAGGCTCCGGACGAACGCGCCGGTCTTGCCCAGCCGGTGGATGAGCTCGTCGCGAATCTGGTCGCCCGTGGTCTCGACCTCCACGAGTTCGACCGAGCGGCGGCGCCCGCCCAGCGCCTCCTGCACCGTCGCGGCCTGTCGCAACGCGAGGTCCGACCCCCGCGTCGCCAGCCGTACTGTCTCCCCGCGTGTAGTCATATGCAGCTGGTCGTTCGCCAGCGCGTAAAAGCACATCCACTTCGGCCCCGCGA
This DNA window, taken from Haloarcula ordinaria, encodes the following:
- the hemC gene encoding hydroxymethylbilane synthase, translated to MTTRGETVRLATRGSDLALRQAATVQEALGGRRRSVELVEVETTGDQIRDELIHRLGKTGAFVRSLDERVIAGDLDAAVHSMKDMPTEGADDLVVAGVPERASAGDVLVTPDGRGLDDLPENAVVGTSSLRRRAQLLAERPDLQIEPLRGNVDTRLEKLLAPSLQAEHQARHEAEQERKGSVDDDEYEHPYDRTVEEWFDDLSELQRRAMERDAETEYDAIVLARAGLERAGLSHHVELTDLDPDRFVPAPGQGALAVTALDGELATTIKSSIDHPRTRVETTVERTILEELGGGCVAPLGVYATLQGGVVHTNVRVLARDGDEEIRSSRDLPAERHVEAAQDYAAELAGQGAADLIAAAKRDSGGADDDAATATEEDDE